The Bryobacteraceae bacterium genome includes a window with the following:
- the hemE gene encoding uroporphyrinogen decarboxylase has translation MRVPPMSSRFLDACRRRPTDCRPVWFMRQAGRYLKEYRAIRARHSILEMCKRPDLAAQVTLQPVEILDVDAAIIFADLLLPVEPMGLHLKFVAGEGPVIENPVRTSHDVDTLSTTNTDDLGYVGEAIKIVNTALAGKVPVIGFVGAPFTLASYMIEGGSSRHFLLTKTLMYRDETLWRRLMGKLVDVLAPFAILQVAAGARAIQVFDSWVGALGTDDYVRYVQPYSRALIERIRSTGVPVIHFGTGCAGYFRELHAAGGDVMGVDWRLNIDQAWMDINYRAAIQGNLDPAALFAPLPELKTKVIEILKRAGSRPGHIFNLGHGILPETPVENVKAVVQIVREYRP, from the coding sequence ATGCGCGTACCTCCCATGAGCAGCCGCTTCCTTGACGCCTGCAGGCGCCGTCCCACCGACTGCCGCCCCGTCTGGTTCATGCGCCAGGCCGGCAGGTATCTGAAGGAATACCGCGCCATCCGCGCCCGCCATTCCATCCTCGAAATGTGCAAGCGCCCGGATCTCGCCGCCCAGGTCACCCTTCAACCTGTCGAGATCCTCGACGTCGACGCCGCCATCATCTTCGCCGACCTCCTCCTGCCCGTCGAACCCATGGGACTCCACCTCAAGTTCGTCGCCGGCGAAGGGCCCGTCATCGAAAACCCCGTCCGCACCTCCCACGACGTCGACACCCTCTCCACCACCAACACCGACGACCTCGGCTATGTCGGCGAAGCCATCAAGATCGTCAACACCGCCCTCGCCGGCAAGGTCCCCGTCATCGGCTTCGTCGGCGCCCCCTTCACCCTCGCCAGCTACATGATCGAGGGTGGCTCCTCCCGCCACTTCCTCCTCACCAAGACCCTCATGTACCGCGACGAGACCCTCTGGCGCCGCCTCATGGGCAAGCTCGTCGACGTGCTGGCCCCGTTCGCCATCCTCCAGGTCGCCGCCGGCGCCCGCGCCATCCAGGTCTTCGATTCCTGGGTCGGCGCCCTCGGCACCGACGACTACGTCCGCTACGTCCAGCCCTACTCGCGCGCCCTCATCGAGCGCATCCGCTCCACCGGCGTCCCCGTCATCCACTTCGGCACCGGCTGCGCCGGCTACTTCAGGGAACTCCACGCCGCCGGCGGCGACGTCATGGGCGTCGATTGGCGCCTCAACATCGACCAGGCATGGATGGACATCAACTACCGCGCCGCCATCCAGGGCAACCTCGACCCCGCCGCCCTGTTCGCCCCGCTGCCGGAACTCAAGACCAAAGTCATCGAGATCCTTAAACGCGCCGGCAGCCGCCCCGGCCACATCTTCAACCTCGGCCACGGCATCCTGCCCGAAACCCCCGTCGAAAACGTCAAGGCTGTCGTCCAGATCGTCCGGGAGTACCGGCCTTAA
- the apbE gene encoding FAD:protein FMN transferase, producing the protein MLLPCLLVVSLAAPAAVPPPQALVRVERSFDAMGTTYTVVAYGEDRFAVDSAIEETYEEARRLDQLLSNYRPDSEWSLVNREAARRPVEVSQELFGLLARCLEYSRQSEGAFDITVGPLMKLWGFYRGDGRVPHRAEIRTALARIGWQKIQLDPRARTVRFTAPVEMDPGGIGKGYAVDRMAAILRARGIRSALISSGRSSIYGLGAPPSEPRGWRVTLPDPRQRNRNLAEFYLKDMSMSTSGSSERFFVAGGRTYTHIMDPRTGYPVQGMLLASVLAPETIDSEAWTKPFFVLGRQWAARHKPKEFQVFLCEDRSENACAYLP; encoded by the coding sequence TTGCTGCTGCCCTGCCTGCTCGTGGTTTCCCTTGCCGCGCCCGCCGCCGTTCCCCCGCCCCAGGCGCTCGTCCGCGTCGAGCGCTCCTTCGACGCCATGGGCACCACCTACACCGTCGTCGCCTATGGCGAAGACCGCTTCGCCGTCGACTCCGCCATCGAAGAGACCTACGAAGAAGCCCGCCGCCTCGACCAGCTCCTTTCCAACTACCGCCCCGACTCCGAGTGGAGCCTCGTCAACCGCGAAGCCGCACGCCGCCCCGTCGAAGTCTCCCAGGAGCTCTTCGGCCTCCTCGCCCGCTGCCTCGAATACAGCCGCCAGAGCGAGGGGGCCTTCGACATCACCGTCGGCCCCCTCATGAAACTCTGGGGCTTTTACAGAGGCGACGGCCGCGTCCCCCACCGCGCCGAAATCCGCACCGCCCTCGCCCGCATCGGCTGGCAGAAAATCCAGCTCGACCCCCGCGCCCGCACCGTCCGCTTCACCGCCCCCGTCGAAATGGACCCCGGCGGCATCGGCAAGGGCTACGCCGTCGACCGCATGGCCGCCATCCTCCGCGCCCGCGGCATCCGCAGCGCCCTCATCTCCTCCGGCCGCTCCAGCATCTACGGCCTTGGCGCTCCCCCCTCCGAGCCCCGCGGCTGGCGCGTCACCCTCCCCGACCCCCGCCAGCGCAACCGCAACCTCGCCGAGTTCTACCTCAAAGACATGTCCATGTCCACCTCCGGCTCCAGCGAACGCTTCTTCGTCGCCGGCGGCAGGACGTACACTCACATCATGGATCCCCGCACCGGCTACCCGGTGCAGGGAATGCTTCTGGCCTCCGTCCTCGCTCCGGAAACCATCGACAGCGAGGCATGGACCAAACCCTTCTTCGTTCTCGGGCGCCAGTGGGCCGCCCGCCACAAGCCGAAAGAATTCCAGGTCTTCCTTTGTGAAGATAGATCGGAGAATGCATGCGCGTACCTCCCATGA
- a CDS encoding hypothetical protein (possible pseudo, internal stop codon, frameshifted) codes for MSSVFIHIGVRLGRSARGSAAADWPRLRREGGCRRVGEVVFEPLGRSPSGCSRAALFGRGGFRFVSQKCGFGFGWGCGARVCGAGGGTGGMQPSRKRDGKPVGGRRGHGWDAAIAQARWETRWGAGGGTGGMQPSRRRDGKPVGGREGARVGCSHRASAMGNPLGGGRGHGWDAAIAQARWETRWGAGGGTGGMQPSRKRDGKPVGGREGARVGCSHRASAMENPLGGAGDTVGMQPSRKRDGKPVCGAQGTRVGCSHRAGAMGNPFAGREGAQLGCSRRASAMGNPLGGGRGHGWDAAIAQARWETRWGGGRTGRALRARGGLSKGWGGGVINRLVAALRAAPARLRWGGGVSGGRRGRGRRRGRCGCSLGRRCRRRRCRRAGDRGSARPFRGWRRCGGRGRLHTGPWRGAIGGGG; via the coding sequence ATGTCAAGTGTTTTCATTCACATAGGGGTTCGATTGGGGCGGTCTGCCCGGGGAAGTGCGGCGGCGGACTGGCCGCGCCTGCGGCGCGAGGGGGGGTGTCGGAGGGTTGGGGAGGTTGTGTTTGAACCGCTTGGTCGCAGCCCTTCGGGCTGCTCCCGCGCGGCTCTGTTTGGGCGGGGCGGGTTTCGGTTCGTTTCGCAAAAATGCGGTTTTGGGTTTGGGTGGGGTTGCGGGGCAAGGGTTTGCGGGGCGGGAGGGGGCACGGGTGGGATGCAGCCATCGCGCAAGCGCGATGGGAAACCCGTTGGGGGGCGCAGGGGACACGGTTGGGATGCAGCCATCGCGCAAGCGCGATGGGAAACCCGTTGGGGGGCGGGAGGGGGCACGGGTGGGATGCAGCCATCGCGCAGGCGCGATGGGAAACCCGTTGGGGGGCGGGAGGGGGCACGGGTGGGATGCAGCCATCGCGCAAGCGCGATGGGAAACCCGTTGGGGGGCGGGAGGGGACACGGTTGGGATGCAGCCATCGCGCAGGCGCGATGGGAAACCCGTTGGGGGGCGGGAGGGGGCACGGGTGGGATGCAGCCATCGCGCAAGCGCGATGGGAAACCCGTTGGGGGGCGGGAGGGGGCACGGGTGGGATGCAGCCATCGCGCAAGCGCGATGGAAAACCCGTTGGGGGGCGCAGGAGACACGGTTGGGATGCAGCCATCGCGCAAGCGCGATGGGAAACCCGTTTGCGGGGCGCAGGGGACACGGGTGGGATGCAGCCATCGCGCAGGCGCGATGGGAAACCCGTTTGCGGGGCGGGAGGGGGCACAGTTGGGATGCAGCCGCCGCGCAAGCGCGATGGGAAACCCGTTGGGGGGCGGGAGGGGACACGGTTGGGATGCAGCCATCGCGCAAGCGCGATGGGAAACCCGTTGGGGAGGGGGGCGGACTGGTCGCGCCCTGCGCGCGCGAGGGGGGTTGTCGAAGGGTTGGGGCGGTGGTGTTATTAACCGCTTGGTCGCAGCCCTTCGGGCTGCTCCCGCGCGGCTCCGTTGGGGCGGCGGGGTCAGCGGGGGGCGGCGAGGGCGCGGGCGGCGGCGCGGCCGGTGCGGATGCAGTCTGGGACGCCGATGCCGTCGTAGGCGTTGCCGGCGAGCTGGAGACCGGGGTAGCGCGCGGCCATTTCGCGGATGGCGGCGATGCGGCGGGCGTGGCCGACTTCATACTGGGCCATGGCGCGGCGCCATCGGCGGAGGCGGATGA
- the hemY gene encoding protoporphyrinogen oxidase: MRTAIIGGGITGLAAAWELSLAGRETVLIEEQPSLGGVIQTEVVDGCVIEGGPDSFLSAKPAGEELARELGLGADLIGSLDQQRVTYLVRNGRLVPMPDGLLMMVPTKVLPMAATPVLGWGTKLRMGLEIFRRPGPPQPDRSVAAFIEDHYGREAVDYLAEPLLAGVYGGSADRLSVDSVLARFVELERRYGSLTRGVLAARRAARARGAESGPLFRTLRNGLAQLTAELERRIRPHCRIVQARAERVERPGSQWLVRLGGDTIEADNLILACQAWQAGALLRAVDQRLASELEAIPYTSSITLALGYRREDCGPIPPGFGFLVPARERRTLVACTFVGAKFPYRVPDTHVVLRCFLGGSGGESVLEHSDRDLIRAVRAELKQLLGWDAEPRFIRLRRWRRAMAQYEVGHARRIAAIREMAARYPGLQLAGNAYDGIGVPDCIRTGRAAARALAAPR; this comes from the coding sequence GTGCGCACCGCGATCATCGGCGGCGGCATCACCGGCCTTGCCGCCGCCTGGGAACTCTCCCTCGCCGGCCGCGAAACCGTCCTCATTGAAGAGCAGCCCTCCCTTGGCGGCGTCATCCAGACAGAGGTCGTCGACGGCTGCGTCATCGAGGGCGGCCCGGACAGCTTCCTCTCCGCCAAGCCCGCCGGCGAGGAGCTCGCCCGCGAACTCGGCCTCGGCGCCGACCTGATCGGCTCTCTCGACCAGCAGCGCGTGACTTACCTCGTCCGCAACGGCCGCCTCGTCCCCATGCCCGACGGCCTGCTCATGATGGTGCCCACCAAAGTCCTGCCCATGGCCGCCACCCCCGTGCTCGGCTGGGGCACGAAGCTCCGCATGGGCCTCGAGATCTTCCGCCGCCCCGGCCCCCCGCAGCCCGACCGCAGCGTCGCCGCCTTCATCGAAGACCACTACGGCCGCGAGGCCGTCGACTATCTCGCCGAACCCCTCCTCGCCGGCGTCTACGGCGGCAGCGCCGACCGCCTCAGCGTCGACAGCGTCCTCGCCCGCTTCGTCGAACTCGAGCGCCGCTACGGCAGCCTCACCCGCGGCGTCCTCGCCGCCCGCCGCGCCGCCCGCGCCCGCGGCGCTGAATCCGGCCCCCTCTTCCGCACCCTCAGAAACGGCCTCGCCCAGCTCACCGCCGAGCTCGAACGCCGCATCCGCCCGCACTGCCGCATCGTGCAGGCGCGTGCGGAGCGCGTCGAACGCCCGGGCTCGCAATGGCTCGTCCGCCTCGGCGGCGATACCATCGAGGCGGACAACCTGATCCTCGCCTGCCAGGCATGGCAGGCGGGCGCTCTCCTGCGCGCCGTCGATCAGCGCCTCGCCTCGGAACTCGAAGCCATCCCCTATACCTCGTCCATCACCCTCGCCCTCGGCTACCGCCGCGAAGACTGCGGCCCCATCCCGCCCGGCTTCGGCTTCCTCGTCCCCGCCCGCGAGCGGCGCACCCTCGTCGCCTGCACCTTCGTCGGCGCCAAGTTCCCCTATCGCGTGCCGGACACGCACGTCGTCCTGCGCTGCTTCCTCGGCGGCTCGGGCGGCGAATCCGTGCTCGAACACAGCGACCGGGATCTGATCCGCGCCGTCCGCGCCGAACTCAAGCAGCTCCTCGGTTGGGACGCCGAGCCCCGCTTCATCCGCCTCCGCCGATGGCGCCGCGCCATGGCCCAGTATGAAGTCGGCCACGCCCGCCGCATCGCCGCCATCCGCGAAATGGCCGCGCGCTACCCCGGTCTCCAGCTCGCCGGCAACGCCTACGACGGCATCGGCGTCCCAGACTGCATCCGCACCGGCCGCGCCGCCGCCCGCGCCCTCGCCGCCCCCCGCTGA